The Palaemon carinicauda isolate YSFRI2023 chromosome 43, ASM3689809v2, whole genome shotgun sequence genomic sequence CAAATTTAGATACATCCAGAATGTTACATTCGCTAAGGAAGCGTGGTTGGGCCTAAAGCCGACTCCAGAGTTATAAAGTAAATGAAAGGGTCAAGAGGTGAATCTGGAGTTTTAAGGCAGCTCTCAGGtgcctaccaataataataataataataataataataataataatgataataataataataataattataataataataataatggtaataatattgataataaagataatagcaataatgataataatagttatatatatatatatatatatatatatatatatatatatatatatatatatatatatatatatattatgcattaaatacatacatatatatatatacatatatatgtatatatatatataatatatatatatatatatatatatatatatatatatatatatatatatatattcatacatatatttatatatgtatatatatatatatatatataatatatatatataatatatatatatatatatatatatctatatatgtatatatacatatatatatatatatatacatatatatatatatatatatatatatatatatatatatatatatatttatatatatatatatatatatatatatatatatatatatatttgtgtatatatatatatatatatatatatatatatatatatatatatatatatttgtgtatatatatatatatatatatatatatatatatatatatatatatatatatacatatatatatatatatatatatatatatatatatatatatatatatatacatatatatatatatacataaatatatataaatatatatatatatatatatatatatatatatatataaatatatatatatataaatatatatttatatatttatatatatatatatataaatatatatatatatatatatatatatatatatatatatatatatatttatatatatatatatatatatatatatatatatatatatatatatatatatataaaatatatatatatatatatatatatatatatatatatatatatatatatatatatatatattactgtatatatatatatatatatatatatatatatatatatatatatatatatatatatatatatatatatatacagtataaatatatatatatatatatatatatatatatatatatatatatatatatatatatatatatacatgaatatatataaatatatatatatatatatatatatatatatatatatatatatatatatatatatatatatatatatatatatatatatatataaatatatatttatatatttatatatataatatatatatatatatatatatatatatatatatatatatatatatatatatatatatatatatacacacacatatatatatatatatatatatatatatatatatatatatatatatatatatatatatatatgtgtgtgtgtgtgtgtgtgtgtgtgttataataggAGCTGGTAGAATGTCGGCTCCTGTGAGTTGTACATTTCTTGTCCGCCACTTTAAATCATCTTGGAGTTAGAAATAAGTAGAACTTATCACTTCGTCAGAGAAAATGTTTTCCTAAATCTCTGTTCGAATCTCATCGTTCATAAgacactttatatttctttttatctaaatatcattCTTTCGTTTACAGAGGTAGAAGTGACGGATGAGGTTGAAGGAATATAGTGGTCTACCACTACCAATTTTCCTCTTTGTTTGCTATGAATGTTTATATTGGGTTTCAATCTACAAAATGGATCCCTCCTCCAGCAGTAACCGACAGAACACACAGCATACACCTCAACAGCTGTAAGTAGCCAATTCTTCtctttcataaatttttttctactttatagaatccataattcaaattttaaatcactggtatgatatatatatatatatatatatatatatatatatatatatatatatatatatatatatatacatatatatatatatatatatatatatatatatatatatatatatatatatatatatatatatatatatatatatatatgatcaaaggactacttttatttttagcacttgacaatatgattaagaatcacAAAATGTTGGGAatgaaaaaaggacattttgaactactctgtccctatccatactatgaaatttgtgtccattactggctgttgctgccttaaccgaagatatatatatatatatatatatatatatatatatatatatatatatatatatatatatatatatatatatatatatatatatatatatatgtaaatatatatatatatatatatatatatatatatatatatatatatatatatatatatatatatatatatatatattctgtatataaggtcaaaatacatctatatcaatattctctggcaattttgttgttgttgtcaattgaATTTTCTCTTATGTACAGAGACACCgttcctccttcgatccaaattgatgagtttgacgagtcaagcgtaagattatggaagatgttcagggaagccattcagccttTTTATTTCAAGATCCTCTGCTGGGTGAATCCTGGATGGAACCCAGACAGTAACTTTCaagactacctcgaaagccaaggggtcaacatcaTTCAAGTCAAAAAGAGTCTTAATGATAATCAACTGGATAAGATCATGAATCCTTCATCACACGAAACATGGGACATAACTCAGATTTATGCGCTTCTTCCGTTTTCTAAACttttagctggaaaaaatgacaaaaagtggCATGAACAAAATGGGTCCGACCCAGAATTGTTTTTAACATGCctaaaaaacaaaaggaatgaaGCAGCCCACAATCCAAATATGAACAAAGAGAGATGTTCTCAcgtgatagatacagtatatgaccttacaataaaacttcaagagggcttaaaacttgtcgttctccgggatgtagtaaacactgaggataaagaagaaatcgagagagaaatggacagagtttttgatgatacccggcagaagataaaagagataggaaaaggaggtataggagccgaggtctttgatgaatatcaaagggaaattgacttcacaaaaaaggtgaagttattggaagaagaaggcttcccttgtttgaagaaaattcttgaaaaatttaaaagccttaatcctctcaacctgataacaggaacctcttctaaccccaacataccagtagagaagatttacacagaaatgaagctagaaggggaaagtggcccctgtagtgttcctatagaggagatactgaatcacatacctcattatgatcacagtcgactcttactgatcaagggaatggcaggtatggggaaaaccactctggttaagaagatcatttctgactggctcagtaagaaggatgacattaaaggccttaatgactttgccatacttttgaatgtagaatgcagggattccattgaatcttttaaagacttgttagtgacgtattttggagatgttcaccagaaactcaaagataatgaaattattgatgtgtgtctggctcacaagtgtcttctcatcatagatgggtatgacgagttgaatgataaatcagcaaaattattcctagaagttttgacactgaagaaatcccgcaaaattagtgttattgtgacaaccagacctgaagttgaggtgagattcaacaatcaggtgaaatctgattacacaactgtgtctacaattagtcttgagggaattccaaaggagaataGAGAAGAGTTTGTaagcaagtattatgcagtattggggtcagccaattctcctttgcaatcattagatgaactgttaaagtatctgaggaaaacaatgcacactatgcatgaggtgtggggactacccttaaatctcgctcttgtaacaattctgtgggtgaataaaccagatattataagcaacatcaccactgaagctgagctctactggcaattttaccttttgtctcgctcaaaattagaggagcgtttggcGAAATACCCCAACACAGCTCATTTCCTACCAGGTGAACTGCTTCAAAAAACGGAgcagtttattgaaaaactatgtcttgaatcattcagagcattacaaaaagatgaaatcaatattccaaaTACCACCATCAAATATTTGTCCAAGTTATGTTATTATATGAaattgccagccgaagagctaactggcgccttcctgaagaaagtgaccacttcccatgGCTCCTTACTttacagtttccctcataaagggatgatggaattcatggcagctctctctttccctatgaaattgacaaaccaatgctgggaccaatctgtaaacacagccacacctacaaagatctttgaaatgcttcttggagggagtctccctgaaaaccttcacaaatatcaaaatatgctgatacagatgatcagcctattCCATATGGGTGACggggacgagatgaaggtgtcattagatgccaagattgaggcagtggaactcctagtaaggtcgggagtgaacgacaaagactctgccctaagagtcttgaagaatatcaaatgtgatcattcttcttcgagatggatagcacagaggttcgaGTTGTTTGATAAGGACACCAGAATTAgagatcatacaattgatgcgtacattgccctccttagagccacagatccccctctcccaaacagagaggaaattAAAATCGGAATAAACCTTaatgacactgatgggttagttgaactacaaAGACAACTTGGCcggcatctcatcaacccatcaATGGATATATCTACATAACCATTACACaggagattcagagccgaccgtagaagagagagagtcaatcaagaatctactcaccaatgagtaagttattattatttgacagttattttgaacattataaagatacagataataatcaaatatctctataacaatacactggtacatgctcatacatacaaacatatgcaaatgcacacacatataggcctactaatagagagagagagagagagagagagagagagagagagagagagagagagagagagagagagagagagagtgtcacagCCTTTTGTATAACAGtcaacttgagtcttgtaaacaatacatcttatattgtcagtatcatcattatcatcattgtcacaattagactcataataagtcggctaaacttcaaaaagtcccgattttactttttttcatttttcggtaatattaatttccatattttacgaaattactctttttcacttttcgttttcgttgccatcatcatcatcatcatcatcataatcatcatcatcatcatcatcaacttgataataaaattcccaatcaaatccaataactatttctttcttttcttttcttctctttggaacagttgtgaggGATACAtaggcatctgggacccaacgttccaaatccctccaaatattaCACACCTCAGAGTGAGGTTCAAGGACCAtcccagcctcgacgccttctgtcgatctttggaaaagacaaaacagattagagatttaagtaagtaataataatattattttctctgttcctttcctctgagggacattacaatacctggcctcctttccctcatcctcatcctgtcattcagtctgttaatatcgttgttatcattatcaatatcattgttaacatcattattatcatcattattactctatagatgtagaacattatattctgAAGTCTAAATCAGGTTTTATTTtgacaaaaaggaaaataatgttttcatctgatttgaatttgatataaaagctttcgatgttaagttttaatttctttctttccatatattaaaaggaaatgtctcatttctatggcgttgatttaattaataatgatagaaatgaatcaaaatgatcatgattgtaatgaatagggAAATAATATCGGCACCAGCCATAGTCAAACgcggctcctcctgactccgcctccttcctgcgctgattggttctctacaaggatgtgggcggagttatccgaaAGGGAGAACCAATCAGCGAAAGGAAAGTGAAAAAGTATCGGCCAATGAAATTGGGCCAATTAaatgaagctgagttgttattggctgaggtGATTTAGATAGTTCGTAATGTGAGagtttcatgaggagactgatgactCTTCTTATGCGAGCggctacacacacaaacgcacacacattagtTCTTTTGCCTGtaaattcgttgttattattattattattattattattattattattattattattattattcccatttgacctttttctttagaatcttaagaaagaaacacacagaaaatgttcagttttgattatcattttactcaacgttcttcttcttcttcttcttcttcttcttcttattcttcttcttcttcttcttcttcttattcttcttcttcttcttattcttcttcttcttcttcttcttcttcttcttctctttcaggtattcgcttcagtgtcaacgacgtcagcagcgtcagtcgccccatccctttcttggagaaggatccTTTCTTGGAGGAGGATCCTTTCTTGGAGGAGGATCCACTTGTCTTAGTCTATGTCagggacgtcaaggaagaagacatcgagaaggttggggacatccttcggacattgcaaccacaggatgcaagcaggtgaggagacatcattccttataagagagagagagagagagagagagagagagagagtattattatcatatcatattattatattcattattgagtttacctaatactctaggaaaataggcctatgtcctatcaaaatagatatggatatatatgtatatatatatatatatatatatatatatatatatatatatatatatatatatatatatatatatatatatatatatatatgtgtgtgtgtgtgtgtgtgtgtgtgtgtctgtgtgtgtgtgtgtgaaagggtactctCAGTAGGCCGACGATGTACGTGGAAATCCCTTATAATAGAATGCATCGAGGGAAGTTGGAACTCCTCGTTgctctctttttttattctattattaggaacacacacacactccctcactcaccttcccgctctctctttctctccattggtattcgtgtgtgtgtgcgtgtgtgcgtgtatgtgtctgaatgcacatgtccatcttaacgaaacaagataacaataaaagcataaaataatgaataaatgtggatgacatcatttcctttcttcttcttttcatttcctttcatttcataCTATTTTATTActttccttcttcttcccaacagatcgttcagGTCAATCCactttcctctgtgttccctggggaggacgaggagccctgaggtcatcctcagactcctcgcctccttgaagggagtcagggtgagacgAGACATCGTGTTCCCATATaaagaacgaccagatgacgaagccttagtcagagagatggatcttaaggcaaaggaatccaccggatgtgatGGTGTATGGTGagtttatacttcttcttcttcttcataggtgttgtacgatctctctctctctctctctctctctctctctctctctctctctctctctctctctctctcttccaccaacgttccaaacctttcagtaggtgatgagacaggataaataaactgtattcaatataggcctagtttcaaaattgatatttctttaagatttgacttttgcttttttattattagctattttttataagaagatatatatatatatatatatatatatatatatatatatatatatatatatatatatatatatatatatatatatatatgcatatgtatatataaatttatatatatatatatatatatatatatatatatatatatatatatatatatatatatatatatatatatatatatatacagagagagagagagagagagagagagagagagagagagagagagagagagagagagagagagagagagttgatatgtaTAGCAATTTCCATCTCATTATAATCTCCTGTTATCTCTGATTCTTCTCTTTGTTATCCTTTGATCAGAACCTGTGATCATGTGTGTTTGCACCTCAGTATTTAatgttcccttcaattatctcctcattgcctttaactcccatcatattcatcttctgcctttcttttattatatttattacttctttcaataatgaatagaataatcttcgcctatgtttttttttttagcttttgtgttTATTCATTGCATTTAACCAAAGTCTTTTTCTTAATGGTGTTGTCTATTTTGCTCGTCAGGTGGTTTTCAAGTTGATAAAATCGCtgggaagaagtagaagaagaagaagaaaaagaagaaggagaagaagacgtTCATAAGAGTTAATTCTTCAACTACAGATGCTTTTTATCTCACTCTAAATTCAaatcaccaaattctaattcacaatCACTGTTCATCATTAAATGGTCAAAATAGTGTTACAATACCAAAAAGGGATTCATGGTAATCTACCTttctataatgattagattataaaattcactttcaGATTATAAAGGTGATTTctgtaaaggaatgtgatatatatatgacattgaaaacaggatacgtaaattgtgttgtccagggaacatggtaaggagaagatttgccttctgccgccagaATATAAAAAAACTCccgtttcaaacctactgctataacttgtacggctgctcgctatgggtaAACTAtaagcgtgaatcgatgagacgtatcacagtccttcacaatgatatcctaagacgcctcaccaataccccgaggcatcATTCAGCTCCAGTGGTGTTTGTTGAAAAAAAGACTGGATAAACTAAAAACCGTCATTCGacactctatagtaagtctcacctcccgttctagtgaaaatcccctaattcaaaatgtgcttgcaagtgctgctagaataaaatccaaaatgtgggaaacctggagtagggaagcgtcagtgcaatgaattgtatttactaatctctgttgttgtggctatgcaaaatcttcatcactaaataacattGGAATAATATCCAGTAATGGTATGAAAACGTGtttcattatattatatctttgctgtctggaagtcctgctgttatcatcattattattaagcaataatgctactatgattttattacccagaccttagaactctgggatcaacctgctaattgatgttttgtactgtatcaccgataatattgcatatcttatctttcttactgatgtcataaatgtaagatcactgtacctctattgtaattctgtatatggcttttactgatataaagattattattatatatatatatatatatatatatatatatatatatatatatatatatatatatatatatatatatatatatatatatatatatatatatatatacatatatatatatatatatatatatatatatatatatatatatatatatatatatatatatatatatatatgcgcgtgtgtgtggggggggagtgtgtttgtgtttgtttaatcatgtctcagacatctacttgacaataacaaatgttagggaaagttcaacgtcttttcataaaaacctatttttaggaaacttttattattatgtttattgttatatccattctcctgtttgttctattcACTTATATCTATTCTCAGAACTTTGCTTTTGTTAAATCAGTTCAATCATGTTAAATCattatatcatgtcatattcttagcaaaatgctgcaagacttgaatgtactaagattcactctaaaaattgtctaacatctattcatgacaatcaagtcttgctggtgatagtagaggcgatggtaggtaataagtaacagtggaaatcatcataaataaatctctgaatgaaaacaaatgtttttttcatcacctttaacattttatttttcaatattagactacattgataatgtcttctGAAATGTCCCTAATCTTCCCTCAAAGTTCTGCACGGAATCTGTAGGCATAAGCTCTtcagcaagaagtctctctctctctctctctctctctctctctctctctctctctctctggaggtgacTGAAGATATCATTCATACCcaagtccttcaaaggactcatatgcaacaaaaaaagaaatgagaaaaagggatcttaaaacttttcagacaggtgagtACTTTGTGAAATCTATTGTTCTGTATTTGATCagtttgaacattaaagtaaacttatcaggAAGTATAACTTTTTCATGTTAAAAAGGACCAGTTTTGCTGCTAAAGAATCATATTAATATAGTTAATCCATTTACTTTTACAATAAAGGATCAAAATAAACGATTATCTCATTAAGCTTTTTAttgcagagattttatcttttgtaaaacacttgaactctctaatggcctcatatattgatgctgtttcctattgcagatctgatgaactggtagaacagaagactgactgactgactggcttaCTGTTGCAATTGATACAGTTCCTCGTCATCTGTTGGACTTgagagaagctgacatgttaggccagcgtccgtcagacccatgaagtgaaattcttatcagaaaatgaaggaaggcttaactgaagctgacattggagaagagaataataagatgaggtaAGAATTTCAGGTTAAGAATTTTGAGTTATTGTTCATAATGAATTGTATCAAATGgttatgataaggagttacttatTTTAATCAATGGAATGAAAATTtaagatttgtagttactgctccTAACTAGAGAAATAGAAAGGGTAATATTTAAGTTACTATTTTtaatgaattgaatgaaaagagtaacgttaatattaaatttcattattcatgatgaatataaattacaaaaaactaTTTATACAATTCGACTTATTTTCGAATATTTTCATTTGTtcacacaatgaaatataaattttcactCTATAAAAGGTAATGATATCTTCTATATCAGCGTGAAACTAGCAAAGGTAGATTAAATGAGGTGTGTCTCTCTTATTCTCATGGCAATACAGAGGCTGAGAGAGACCAACCCAGGGAGAGAAAGACCGAATTGATTATCAGTAGCTGTAGcttcatttcctttttctctctctctgctttcttcAATGAGTTAGTTTtcacaaataaaaa encodes the following:
- the LOC137633760 gene encoding uncharacterized protein, with amino-acid sequence MRLKEYSGLPLPIFLFVCYECLYWVSIYKMDPSSSSNRQNTQHTPQQLDTVPPSIQIDEFDESSVRLWKMFREAIQPFYFKILCWVNPGWNPDSNFQDYLESQGVNIIQVKKSLNDNQLDKIMNPSSHETWDITQIYALLPFSKLLAGKNDKKWHEQNGSDPELFLTCLKNKRNEAAHNPNMNKERCSHVIDTVYDLTIKLQEGLKLVVLRDVVNTEDKEEIEREMDRVFDDTRQKIKEIGKGGIGAEVFDEYQREIDFTKKVKLLEEEGFPCLKKILEKFKSLNPLNLITGTSSNPNIPVEKIYTEMKLEGESGPCSVPIEEILNHIPHYDHSRLLLIKGMAGMGKTTLVKKIISDWLSKKDDIKGLNDFAILLNVECRDSIESFKDLLVTYFGDVHQKLKDNEIIDVCLAHKCLLIIDGYDELNDKSAKLFLEVLTLKKSRKISVIVTTRPEVEVRFNNQVKSDYTTVSTISLEGIPKENREEFVSKYYAVLGSANSPLQSLDELLKYLRKTMHTMHEVWGLPLNLALVTILWVNKPDIISNITTEAELYWQFYLLSRSKLEERLAKYPNTAHFLPGELLQKTEQFIEKLCLESFRALQKDEINIPNTTIKYLSKLCYYMKLPAEELTGAFLKKMISLFHMGDGDEMKVSLDAKIEAVELLVRATDPPLPNREEIKIGINLNDTDGCEGYIGIWDPTFQIPPNITHLRVRFKDHPSLDAFCRSLEKTKQIRDLSIRFSVNDVSSVSRPIPFLEKDPFLEEDPFLEEDPLVLVYVRDVKEEDIEKVGDILRTLQPQDASRSFRSIHFPLCSLGRTRSPEVILRLLASLKGVRVRRDIVFPYKERPDDEALVREMDLKAKESTGCDGVWNQNTTSESSTEAVLQSLSPIDGVSLPKGKDEINEALKHIPHDDCDGPKYMESDPKLPTLSMPHDPYFPSAQWGIWCETPHIYQRQSRKRLPKVIHMIVVTIMHSHPLEPKAIVTLSQKDNSMVIRAYLSQYITLAVNGQFKGHLLFASDLYDYSLTLQRSPSEKLLMASCLIALLFVLTLDSMLLESTSLSMQHIMTYLGYSFLPPSPITKSIQMILRCKNYTKVFRNLQCSTCTFKPHQLRNVKRPTSVWEYNSKRVTEPPLDLQHPQTDPGQLREITELGISGDKLPLP